One Podospora pseudopauciseta strain CBS 411.78 chromosome 4, whole genome shotgun sequence genomic window, GTTTGATACTTGATAtattacctacctacctaggtattcAAGCCCGTcaataaaaataaagaaaaaaaaaggctcaGGTACTGCGCCCCTGGCAGTGTCGTTCTGAAGCCAACCACTGCCTTTGAAGCCATCATAGAGGTCTCAGGAATATGCGGCCAGCCGACAGTGAAGACAACAGGCGAATCGCAGGGCTAGTGTTTGGCCTCGGGCAAGGCTGCCCATCCCACTGATCACCGCCTTCACCGAACTTTTATATGAACAAACTGCAACGATAAAACCATCTTATCGATTCTACCCCCCGTGGCACATCACCCAGGGCATTCTTCTCATGCAATATCCGTTGTATCACAGCACGAGGGGTCCAAGGCATGAACTAAATGCATCAGTGAGAGATTTTGGTGTACCAGTGTATATTCCATGCAACATACCACCTTGCACATCAAAGAAAATCAGGATATCACACGCAAGCAATTCTTAGTTTTCCATCAGTTCAAGACAAAATCAGAGCAAATCAATATtacccctctctctctttcttctcttcgaAATCCCCCCCTTAACCCCCTACCCCTTGGCTAATCGTCTCTAACAGACATGAAAAAAAGCCACTATATAAATCATAACCGATTCTTTTCCCTCCACCCACGGTAAACTATAACAAAaaccaaaagaaaataacTTCCCCACTAATACGCCATCCCCATTAAACACCCCATCCATTCATTcattcctcctcttcccatGCTATCATCGCTTCACTTCCACTCATTCCATcatcccaacccccttccaacGTACACTATATAAACctataaaaggaaaaggaaaaaagcaAGGAGTAGAGGTATCATGCGCCAAACGCAATCGCATCGAGATAAAGAAGAATATACGGCAACTGAGAGCCTCTGGTCAGAGATGATATAGCAAAAAACAGACCATGTAAAAAACAACCCATCGCTCAAAACCTTTGTCGCAAAAACTAAAAACTCCAAAACAATCACTTGCAAAAAATTCAgcatccaccacccgccgTATCCTCAGTGCACTCTTCTTCCATGCTTGCGTACCCAGGGTCAGCCTCCATACCCACCACGCTCTTCGTAATAGCCAAGCACCTATCAATCATCTTTTGTCTCATCGGCCCATCAAAGCCCACCTCGTTGCCCGCCTCGCTGCCAATCCATATTCTCAAACTGCCAGCAAGCCTCTCAAGAGAACGCGAGCAAGTCTCCCGGCCGACGGCGTGTCTGTGGAGGCGCTCCATCAGGTGGTAAGCAGCGGTGTAACCCAACAGAGACATGCCCTCAATGTCGGCACCAGCGGGAAGGATGGAGTCGATGACGGTAAAAgcggctggaggaggatcgGAGAACCTTTGCAGCTGAGCAATACCCATGGCGCAGCGAAGAGCCATCTGGGCGTCGGGGTCAGGAGTGATAGGGGTGACAGGAGAGTCGATAAGAGGCGGCACACCCCTGCTGTAGTTGGGGTGCTTGTCAGGGTTCAGAGACGGGCCGAGGGCATTCATAGCAGTGACGATGGCAGCACCGCGCTTCTGCTCACCGAGGACCGCACGAGCGACCAAGACGCGAACGTGCGCGTTGGAACCAATGGGGGCAACCTTGGTCGCCAGGTTAAGCTTGTCTTCAGTCTCGAGAGCCAGTCTTCCGGACTCATCACGGGTCTTGGGCAGATTGTTGCACAGAACATGGTGAAGCTGCAGGCTGGAGTACCAGGCCGCAACGGCATCCATGGGCGACCTAACGGCAGCATCCTCAACCACGGCGTCCATACCATCAATGATTTCATCAACGTTGTGTGTGGTGGGCTGGTTCCAGGCCAGGTTGTGGGCTCTCTGGATAATATCGTCATTGAGCACCTCATCACAGTCCTGTTCGAGAAGCACTGCCAGATGCTCAGGGAGCATTTCGTCAGCAGACTTGTTGTTCTCGCCGAGTGAGTTGAGAATGCGGTTGAGTTCCCGTGCGTCGTTCCAACGCGCCCTGGCAAGTTTGGCAGCCATTAAGTTGGTGATCCAAGAAGCCCCATTGAGTCTCCAAAGCAATACCCGAATGTGCAGCGCCTTCATCATGAGACGAAGCGGAGTATCCGGCAAAGTGCCCGAAGCGATCAAGGTGAGCGTGAGACGGCTCTTATTAATCTCGACGTCACCACCGGCGAGCTGGGCATCCAACGCAATTGACCATGCTTTGACCCGCGCAGCTTCTTGCTCTTCGCTGAGGCCGACAAGCATGAGATAACCACGAGGTCCGATCACATTCCTGAGGGCGTACTTGGACGACTTTAGGACCAGCGCGGCGGCTTCCAGGACAAAGTTGTGCTGGGGTACCCAGACGGTCTGGATAGCGGTGAGCCAGGCTTGCCTCCTGACGTGAATAGGCGATGCAAGAGATGGCACCGCTTGAGGAGCCGAGGTAGCATGCTTGGGCTTCTCGGATGGCTTGAAGATATCAATATTGAATAAGGAAGCGCAGGTAGCCCAGAGGAAAGCCGCCAGCAATCCGAAAAATCTGAGCTGGGATAGAATCTGGCTTGCAGAGACGTAGTAGCCCCCAATGCTGAAGTGAGTTGATCGGATGAAGGATGCCAAGAGATGCACTGGAACGCCCATCAAGCCACGACCCTCGGTGGTCTCGGGGTTTTGTTCCTTTTCAACGTAGGCTTCGACCAACATCAAGCCAGCCAGTGATCCCACCATCAGCTTTCCAAGATATGGGTTCCATCTGCTGGATTGagtttgctgttgctgctgctgaagctgTTGCTGGCGGATCATGGCAGGGTTTTGCTGGAACTGTTGACCTGGCACTGGATAAGGGCGTCCTGCATTCATCTGCTGTGAAGCCAAGATGCGTTTGATGTCGTCGGGGATCGGAATCATACCGGCTGGGTCTGGTCCTCTTGTGGTTGCTACTGGCGTATTCATGTAGGGCATAGCATCTTGAGGATACTGTACCGGTGTGGGCggttgttggagaggatTGGGTAATTGACCAGTCATGGCGCCAGCCATGAACAACTTTTCGAAAGCAGCGATCCTCGCCTGCATACTACTGTTCTCGTCAATGAGGCGATTGTTCCGCTTTTCCAAGTGTCTGATATACTCGGTAGCCTTGGCAAGGACCTAGATTGATAGTCAGTATAAAGTCTAGATTTGTTCTGGACGACGACATAGGTTGGACATACAGTGGCCTTGTTGAGCTTATGGGCAGGAGTCAAGCCGTGTAGCTCCTCCCTATCTTCAGTGGTGTCTTCACCACGAGCACTTTTCGACATGATCCTCAGTGATGGGACACTATCTCGCAGAGCTGCTATCTTGTCATTGAGATTGGTCCGGTACCGCTTTTCGATCATGTTGTGTGCCGTCTTCTTGACGGGGTGCTGTCCGTCgagttcatcatcatcgtcatcgtcgtcgaccTCGGCCGACGACTTCCTCTTTCTACTGTTGGACTTGGAGTTGCCTTGGGCATCTGGGGACGAGCCAGCACCCTTATCGGCGCTGACGCTCGAGTCGGGGCTCCCGGCACTATTGGGGGAGTGATACTGAAGGTGAGGCGGCATGGCGATGCTCTTGAGCCGCTCCTGCTGAGCAGGGGTCAACGTATTCTGGATGTTGCGATTGTCAGGTCGAAATTGGTCGTTCGAGAAGGAGTGGGCCTGAGCCTGTGATAGCGAGATGTTGGCCGgatcggcggcggcggtagTGTGATCAAAGGCTGGATCGATGCTGGAGGCAGCGGGAGACTGGAGATACAAGGGCTGatgctgtggctgctgctgctgctgctgatgcaGCACTGGTTGGCCCAGGTTGACGTGGACCGGGAGATCCCAGGTATGGGGTACAGGAGGAACAGTAAACTGATTGTCACCGGCGTTGAGGTCGTAGGGGGGTGTATCCTGGAAGTTCCAGGAGGGCACTGGGTTGAAAAATTGCTGCTGTTCgggttgggtggtttggaggtggtgtgggtgggcGTGTGGGTGGGCGTGGGTGTTGGTAATGGAAGGCGAGACTGATACAGGAGTCCCACTGGGGCCGGACCCAGGCGTGGCAGCGAGCGTGTCACctggttgggaggaggcaacggttgcggcggtggtgttgttgggatCCGGAGTGCCGAGGCCACTATTCACCAAGTTGCCGGTAAGGCTGCCATCGAGGTCGAAGGTGTCCAGGTCGGCAAAGAGCACGGGTGAGTCGGCGTCGGGGTCGGCCattattccttttttgcGAGTTCAGAGCCCTAAACTCCCTGGGCTTGCGATCAGGTGTTGCATGCGggacctctctctctctctggcCAGCAGTGTGCGTGTGCCGCAGGTCAGTGACAGCGAGTCTGGGTCGAGGGCCGACTGGCGAGACTGGGCGGCCGGGGCAGATGCCGACAACCAATTGCGCGCGGAGGTGTCGCGCGGCGTAGAGTGAGTAATTCGGTATCGGGGGAGTGCTGACCGCGTTCCTGGCCTGCTGATGGCTGCGGAGGCTGTTCTCGATTGTCGATGGGAAGGGAATGTGGGTTTAAAAAACATACGATGCGATTGAGAGAATCGAATGATTCCCGCCCGGAACTCAGCGGCCCCCTTTCAGCACAGAAGCACGGGCCACGTTACTAACCACCCCACCTCGCTAGCGTCAGAAAGCTGAATTTGCCATCTTCAACCACTTCTTCGTCGGGCACAGTAGTTTTCAGATATCTGTACGGACCCGTCTAGAAGAAAAGTTTATTTCGACGAGCATGCAGAGGAAGGCGTCGTTTCTTTCGGGCGGCCAAAGAAAGAGCCACAGTCGACTCAACCGACATCACGAACACGAGACAAAGAGGCAGCCCGATTGCCATCTCTCATCTGCCTCTCGCTATCTGAATCAGTGCGACCACCAGCTGTGGGACTGACGAGGCACACAGACTTAACCGTAACTCTTAGTAACTTATCCCACTCAATCGACTTGGCCTGAGTGGATAGAAAAGAGTCGGGAATCCTGTTTTTCTTCCAATTTTTTTTGGATTAAGTGGAGAGGGCCTTATAGCAATAGCTTTCCGTTTTCTTGGTTCCAAGCTTCCAACCCAAGGTCTTCATCGGATGCAGATGCAGGCGGATGCGGGGTCTGGCGAATGGTGACCGTAGGCTCAGGACCATTGCCGAACGCATCGGCCGAAGGTCGGGTTTGCCGCCAGAATTCTGTTGCGTCTGATCGATGGCACTTTGAGCCTTTTTGATATGGAATCCCTACCTCCTTCCAGCCTGCCTTTGAACGATGGGATTTCTGATGACGAGAAGGACCCCTGTTATCCACTGGAGAAGCACGTGAACGAGCGAGGGGCCTGCCGGCGAAGCATCTGAAGCAGCCCAGCACAACCCTTTCAGTTTCACCGCATTCTGAAACATCACCACACAATGCCCGC contains:
- the CPH2 gene encoding Clr6 histone deacetylase associated PHD protein-2 Cph2 (COG:K; EggNog:ENOG503NZF0), whose translation is MADPDADSPVLFADLDTFDLDGSLTGNLVNSGLGTPDPNNTTAATVASSQPGDTLAATPGSGPSGTPVSVSPSITNTHAHPHAHPHHLQTTQPEQQQFFNPVPSWNFQDTPPYDLNAGDNQFTVPPVPHTWDLPVHVNLGQPVLHQQQQQQPQHQPLYLQSPAASSIDPAFDHTTAAADPANISLSQAQAHSFSNDQFRPDNRNIQNTLTPAQQERLKSIAMPPHLQYHSPNSAGSPDSSVSADKGAGSSPDAQGNSKSNSRKRKSSAEVDDDDDDDELDGQHPVKKTAHNMIEKRYRTNLNDKIAALRDSVPSLRIMSKSARGEDTTEDREELHGLTPAHKLNKATVLAKATEYIRHLEKRNNRLIDENSSMQARIAAFEKLFMAGAMTGQLPNPLQQPPTPVQYPQDAMPYMNTPVATTRGPDPAGMIPIPDDIKRILASQQMNAGRPYPVPGQQFQQNPAMIRQQQLQQQQQQTQSSRWNPYLGKLMVGSLAGLMLVEAYVEKEQNPETTEGRGLMGVPVHLLASFIRSTHFSIGGYYVSASQILSQLRFFGLLAAFLWATCASLFNIDIFKPSEKPKHATSAPQAVPSLASPIHVRRQAWLTAIQTVWVPQHNFVLEAAALVLKSSKYALRNVIGPRGYLMLVGLSEEQEAARVKAWSIALDAQLAGGDVEINKSRLTLTLIASGTLPDTPLRLMMKALHIRVLLWRLNGASWITNLMAAKLARARWNDARELNRILNSLGENNKSADEMLPEHLAVLLEQDCDEVLNDDIIQRAHNLAWNQPTTHNVDEIIDGMDAVVEDAAVRSPMDAVAAWYSSLQLHHVLCNNLPKTRDESGRLALETEDKLNLATKVAPIGSNAHVRVLVARAVLGEQKRGAAIVTAMNALGPSLNPDKHPNYSRGVPPLIDSPVTPITPDPDAQMALRCAMGIAQLQRFSDPPPAAFTVIDSILPAGADIEGMSLLGYTAAYHLMERLHRHAVGRETCSRSLERLAGSLRIWIGSEAGNEVGFDGPMRQKMIDRCLAITKSVVGMEADPGYASMEEECTEDTAGGGC